The Chryseolinea soli nucleotide sequence AGTCGGCTACTTCTCAAATTCCCGATAGGCGCCGAACGTCGCGAGCCGGTCTTCGCCCAGCGATGCAGGGATCGGCAAACAGGGATCGTGGAGCTTTTCGCATAGTTGGTTCCAAAGATTGGTGCGGGTGTAGGTTTGATGCACCTTTTGAAAGGGAATGGACAACAACAATTCCTTGGCTGTTTTGAACTGGCCCTGGTCGATGAGCAGCTGCACGCGACGTTCAAGTACCCACTCGTCTTGCAGGGCATCCACTTTTGCCAGCCATGCTGCCCGCTCCGACAGCGTTTGTTTTCCGAGGCTGCGCAGCGCCTTGTCGCGTTCGATCACGACCTGCGGATGGAGTTGCAGCCACGGTTCACGAACAGACCGCAACGCTGCCGCCGCACCTTCATTGTCGCCTTCCGATCGCAGTATTCGCGCCAGCAATACGTTGGCCACGCCCAGGCTGCAGGCTGTCAGTTGCTTTTTTGCATTCTGAATGTCGCCGCTACCAGCCAGCCACGCGCCATAGTGAAATTTCCACAACGAGGTTTGCTCACCCTTGCTCTTTGCGATGGCCCACTCGAACGCGGGTTGCATGGCCTCCATGCCCGACGGCGCCCAGATGTTTTCGTCTATGGCGGGCGGCGCAGGAACCTCGCCTTTTTTTGTGAAGGCTTTCGACAATTCCAACCACGGTTTTGTCCCTGCATCTACTCGCCATCCAAACCACGGAATGGACGACAACGCACGGAGTTTATGGCCGGGCACTTTCAACGCATAGATGTCCACCGGCATATTCGTGGGCATCCAGTATTCGGTGTGCGTTCGCGTTTCGCCGGGTTTCAATTCAAGTTTGATGGATTGATCGCCAATGGGTCCACCTTGGATCTCCACATAAGGTTTGGTCGCGGCCGTGCTGAGCGTAGCCCATGCGCTGTCGGCCCCTACACCATAGCTCCACAATTTTATTCCGGGCGCTACGGTCCTGTCGGCAAAGTGATACAATCCCGACTTGAGCGAAGGTGTAAAAACGCCAAATGCGTTCACGTCGCTGGTCTTCCAAAAATATCCGGTCATCTCCCGGATGTCGGCTTCGCGTCGCGGGCCTTGCGTGACCCAGTCGAGGGTATCGACGGTCGATGCATGCGAGAGTACGCGTCCTTTTGGAAAATGATATTCGGTGTCGGGCGCTGAGGGCAGCGCGGCGTTCGACCACGACATCCACGGATAAGGTTTTGTGCCGGGATTTCGAAAGACGACCCGTTGTGTAAGAAAATTATCGTCGGGACCCAGCGAATACTCCACAACCCATTGCATGCCGAACCGGCGCTCGCGTTCACCACACGTTACATAAGTGCGCCCGGCGGCTTTGTCGATCTTGTAGGGTACGAAGTCGTTCTGGGTTGGCGAGTGGGATATGGGGAAACTCACTTCGATCCCTCCGGCCACAAAATAGAAACGGGGCAATATGCGCACCGGTTTTACAACGTTCGGCACATACAACGCTTCAGTTCCGGAAGGTTTATGGATCAACGACATCACTTTGCCGCCCAGGTCGGGACAGATCGTGACTTTGATGTGGCTGTTTTCCAACACCACAAATTGATAGGGCTTCAACACCGGGCGGTTTGATGTCTCGACATAGCTCACGTACGGATAAACGCCGTTTGGATCCAGGGCCGTAGGCACCGAACCGGCGGGCACCAGGCTGTGTGTGAGAATGTAATCCCGGTACGTGACGGTGGTGACGCTGTCCTTCTTTGCGCCCGCGACTTGGGCAGCGGCGAACTGCGCGAAGGTGAGCAGGAAGATCAGCGTCGGTATAAAGGTCTTAAAGTCGAGCATTTTTTGAAGTGTTAATGATTTTTTAGTTGATGAAGGCCGGCGAAGCACGTTGCGCCGAGGAGATGCTCACGCAACGTTGTGGATGACGGGAGCCTGGTTTTCTTCCATGGCGTCCTATTCCAATTGAAGTATCCCAAAGGATGAGGGGATGTGGAAATCGGGCGTGGCCGATGCCGGCGTAACCCAACTGATCCATTGCATCGCCTCTTTCTCCAGATCGATCTCCATACATCTACCACGGTACAAGCCACAATGCAACATGCCATTGGCCAGCAGCCCCAGATCGGCAAGTGATTGCAGACTGATCCTGCCCGTAACCACATAGCCGTCTTCATCCTGGCGGGCACTCGCCCGCAGTTGACCCGAAGGCCACTGCCAGTGACTGTCAAATTTCCGGTAGTAGCTGGCGCGGTAATCGTACACGCGGGCCAGCGCGTCTATTTCGAGGCCATAGTAGGTCGACAACGTGGTGTCGGTGCAGAGAAAAATTTCCACGCGATCACCATGGAGGACTTCCGACTTTTCATTCTTGTTCACATAGGTTTTGATGTCTCGGTCTTGTACTCTGAATTGCCAATACAATCCCTGGTCGTCGTGCAGCGCCCGAAAGGTTATCGCAGCCGGAGGTTTCCCCGGTTCCCACGGAAAGACAAAGTCCTCCAACGCGTTGGCTTGCGCCCACGACGCCGAATCATGTGCGATAACTTCCGCTGGGGTGTAATGCCCCATGCGTCGAACAATATATGTTTTAGGGGTCGTCGATTGCAAAGCAGTTTGTTTTTTGCGCAATTTATTGGAATTCCGACAACAATACGTTGTCTTGCTGTCCCATGCTTTTGAAATATTCATCGTGAAAATGACCGAGACAATAAAAAGGATCCCGGACGAGCTGATGCTCCGTCACTCCTTTTTTTTGAAAGCCAAAAGTGGCCCGCTATTTTGCGTGACGACGATCAGATCGCCGTTTTTTTGTTTCACCTTGCAGATACGCCGGGCGTCATGCTCCACCCAAAACCCACTGCGTTGGGGCGTCAGGGGTTGGAGTCTCCCGTTTCCATCTCCCAATAAGACCAACCCTACACTCGCGTCGTGTTGGCCCTCTACAGGCTCGATGGTGAAATCATTGCCTACGATCAAAAGATCGTCTTGACCATCTTGGTTGATATCGCTCACGAGGATATCCTTCACGGGCGCTTGCTGTACTACGGCCGGCAGTGGTATAAGCTTAAATTCAAAGTTCCCTACGTTCTCCAGGATCAGGCTTTGTTGCTGATAGGCTCGCACGGTTAGTTTCACCTGCTCTTTCACCGGGGCGATCACATCGTCAAGAGATGCCCTGGCAAAGGCCTCGAAGGTTTGGTATCGCTTTTTGAACATCGGCACCTGTCGAACTACATCGAACCAGGATGACGTTGGGTATTCCACTTCGCCTGCATAGTAAGCCGGAAGGGCGTCCCACCGGTTGTTGTTATCAAAGTCGCCTGCGTAAATGGAAAAGGGTTTGTCTTTGGTGAATCGATAGCGGGAATTTAGGCCAACATTTCCAGCAACCAGATCCATGTCGCCGTCGCGATCGATGTCCAATGCTGCCAACGTGTTCCACAGGCCATTAGAAAATGTCAACGACTCGGGTTGTAGCTGCTTTAAATTTCCTTTTTCATTTTTGAAAACCGTGATGGGCATATACTCTCCTAACAGGATCAAGTCGTGCCACCCATCCTGATCCAAATCTACCCATGCCGCATCGGTTACCATGCCGATGCTTTGCAAACCCGGCGCGACTTGATTGGTGACGTCGGAAAATTTTGCATGGTTATTTCGCAGCAGATAGCTCACGCCGGATTTTGGAAATTCCAGCGATATCAGGCGGCCTGCGCGAAAAATATCGAGGTCACCATCTTTGTCAAAATCAAAGGGGACGACACATGATCCGCTGTGGCGCATGGCGGGCAGGCGCGTTGTGTCCGATCTATAGTTGCCCTTGCCATCGTTGAGCATCAATCGGTCTTGAAAAAAGGGCGAGTTGTCGTAATGCTCATTGGAGCCGCTCACGATATACAAGTCATCATCGCCGTCTTGGTCGGCGTCGAAGAAAGCCGCCCCCGTGTCTTCTTCATTTTTATCTTTTGCTGAAGGAACGGGTTTCCCTGTAAACGTCCCATCCGTATGTTGGAGAAAAAGATTCCCTGCAAATTGATAGGAACCGCCCACAAAAAAGTCATCGAGACCATCCTTATTCACATCAGCCACCGCCAGGCAGGGGCCTTGCTGCGATAGCTTGTGTGGAAGCAAAGGCTCCACATCATAGTCCATATAAAATTTTTCGCGGTCGATGTGTTTCAGGTGGCTGGAGCTGTCTGCTCTTTGCAGCAGTGGTTGGATCGTGCTCTCGTTGCGAAATGTCCCCGTTCCGCTTTCAGTATATTTTAATGTCAGCGTCTGGTTTGCCTTCAGGTTTCGCATCACCTGGCTTCTGCCATCGGGCCAAATAATTTCCAGCGAGTCGATGACCGCGTGTTCTCCAAGGCCAAAATGAAGTGTGTAGTCAACAGATGATTGATAGCCACGGGTCACGGACATGTGCTGCCTTTGCAACTGTCCGTTTGTGTAGAGGGTAAGGGTGCTGCCCAGTCCCTTGGTGTTGCCCTGGGAGCCGCTCAATTTAATTTTCAGAAAGTGCGCGTTTTGAATGGTGTTTCGCATAATGAAAGCCGGTGCGTTGATGTTGTTCACCACGATGTCCAAATCTCCATCCAAATCCAAATCACCTAGCGCCGCGCCATTGGAAAGTGACTCATTTGTTCCCAACCACATCGCCGACTTGTCTTCAAACGAGTTGGCTCCGGTATTTTTAAAAAGATAATTGTTCTTTTTTATGGAAGGCATGTTCTTAGCGCCTTCCCGCATGCTGCGGTCTGTTTCCAACGGCGTGCTTTTTGTTGCCGTTTGATTGTTGTGGATAATAAAATCCATATCGGTGATGTCGCGCAGGTAGCCGTTGGTGATGAACAGATCTTGCCATCCATCCTGGTCAAAATCTGCGAACAGCGGCGCCCAACTCCAGTCCGTGCTGTGCACCCCGGCTTGTTGCCCGATCTCTGCAAAGACAGGAGTATTTGACTCATCTTTCCCCAGATTCACCTGCAACATGTTGCGCATATACTGAGGGTGA carries:
- a CDS encoding carbohydrate-binding family 9-like protein, translating into MGHYTPAEVIAHDSASWAQANALEDFVFPWEPGKPPAAITFRALHDDQGLYWQFRVQDRDIKTYVNKNEKSEVLHGDRVEIFLCTDTTLSTYYGLEIDALARVYDYRASYYRKFDSHWQWPSGQLRASARQDEDGYVVTGRISLQSLADLGLLANGMLHCGLYRGRCMEIDLEKEAMQWISWVTPASATPDFHIPSSFGILQLE
- a CDS encoding VCBS repeat-containing protein, producing MINARRYSASQAFYLFAGLLSLMACRQPKPETLFTFVDPADSGVDFNNTIAEDDTFNIVDFYYVYNGGGVAIGDLNNDSLPDLYFTGNRVGDRLYLNKGDLKFEDVTQAAGIRKQGWSTGVTLVDINADGLLDIYVCKSGNYPASKRANQLYINQGNMRFREEAQSWGLADTTYTNQAAFFDYDKDGDLDAYLMTSTNTVRNPNKVTPVIDNGRGASVDKLLQNQDGKFVDVSQASGILHDGFGLGLAVHDLNGDGWEDILVSNDFLANDHLYINNHDGTFTESARKYFRHHSQFSMGNDVSDFNNDGLPDVMVVDMLPADAVQRKKMAGPANPNTFEAMTRAGYHPQYMRNMLQVNLGKDESNTPVFAEIGQQAGVHSTDWSWAPLFADFDQDGWQDLFITNGYLRDITDMDFIIHNNQTATKSTPLETDRSMREGAKNMPSIKKNNYLFKNTGANSFEDKSAMWLGTNESLSNGAALGDLDLDGDLDIVVNNINAPAFIMRNTIQNAHFLKIKLSGSQGNTKGLGSTLTLYTNGQLQRQHMSVTRGYQSSVDYTLHFGLGEHAVIDSLEIIWPDGRSQVMRNLKANQTLTLKYTESGTGTFRNESTIQPLLQRADSSSHLKHIDREKFYMDYDVEPLLPHKLSQQGPCLAVADVNKDGLDDFFVGGSYQFAGNLFLQHTDGTFTGKPVPSAKDKNEEDTGAAFFDADQDGDDDLYIVSGSNEHYDNSPFFQDRLMLNDGKGNYRSDTTRLPAMRHSGSCVVPFDFDKDGDLDIFRAGRLISLEFPKSGVSYLLRNNHAKFSDVTNQVAPGLQSIGMVTDAAWVDLDQDGWHDLILLGEYMPITVFKNEKGNLKQLQPESLTFSNGLWNTLAALDIDRDGDMDLVAGNVGLNSRYRFTKDKPFSIYAGDFDNNNRWDALPAYYAGEVEYPTSSWFDVVRQVPMFKKRYQTFEAFARASLDDVIAPVKEQVKLTVRAYQQQSLILENVGNFEFKLIPLPAVVQQAPVKDILVSDINQDGQDDLLIVGNDFTIEPVEGQHDASVGLVLLGDGNGRLQPLTPQRSGFWVEHDARRICKVKQKNGDLIVVTQNSGPLLAFKKKE
- a CDS encoding DUF5107 domain-containing protein, coding for MLDFKTFIPTLIFLLTFAQFAAAQVAGAKKDSVTTVTYRDYILTHSLVPAGSVPTALDPNGVYPYVSYVETSNRPVLKPYQFVVLENSHIKVTICPDLGGKVMSLIHKPSGTEALYVPNVVKPVRILPRFYFVAGGIEVSFPISHSPTQNDFVPYKIDKAAGRTYVTCGERERRFGMQWVVEYSLGPDDNFLTQRVVFRNPGTKPYPWMSWSNAALPSAPDTEYHFPKGRVLSHASTVDTLDWVTQGPRREADIREMTGYFWKTSDVNAFGVFTPSLKSGLYHFADRTVAPGIKLWSYGVGADSAWATLSTAATKPYVEIQGGPIGDQSIKLELKPGETRTHTEYWMPTNMPVDIYALKVPGHKLRALSSIPWFGWRVDAGTKPWLELSKAFTKKGEVPAPPAIDENIWAPSGMEAMQPAFEWAIAKSKGEQTSLWKFHYGAWLAGSGDIQNAKKQLTACSLGVANVLLARILRSEGDNEGAAAALRSVREPWLQLHPQVVIERDKALRSLGKQTLSERAAWLAKVDALQDEWVLERRVQLLIDQGQFKTAKELLLSIPFQKVHQTYTRTNLWNQLCEKLHDPCLPIPASLGEDRLATFGAYREFEK